A stretch of DNA from Verrucomicrobiia bacterium:
ATGCTTGACAGGCGGCTCTTCACCCCCTACTTTGCGGTGGGCACAGTGGAGTCGACTGCTCTACTGATTGACGAGGAGGGTGGCCGGAAGCAGCCTGTGAAAAGGGAACGGAAAAGACGGAACGCGAAACAAGGAGGAGCCATGTTTAAAAAACTGACGGTCGGAATGTTGTTTTTGGGGGCGGCCGCCCTGGTGTTTGCCGGGCCGGCCGGAGCCGGGTTTAAGTATGTCGGGGCCGACAAGTGCAAAACCTGCCACAACACGCAGGCGATGGGGAAAATGTACGATAAATGGATGCAATCCGCCCACGCCAAGGCGTATGCCACCCTGGCATCAGACACCGCAAAGGCGGTGGCCAAAAAAATGGGCATTGACGACCCGCAGAAAAGCGAAAAATGCCTGAAGTGCCATACCACGGATTACGAAGCGCACAAAGCCCAGGCCCCGGACATGGCCTGGGTGGCGGAGGGGATCGGCTGCGAGCAGTGCCATGGCCCGGGCGAAAAGTACAAAGCCTTGAGCGTGATG
This window harbors:
- a CDS encoding cytochrome c family protein, whose product is MFKKLTVGMLFLGAAALVFAGPAGAGFKYVGADKCKTCHNTQAMGKMYDKWMQSAHAKAYATLASDTAKAVAKKMGIDDPQKSEKCLKCHTTDYEAHKAQAPDMAWVAEGIGCEQCHGPGEKYKALSVMKDKKLSMQNGLIVPDEKTCLKCHGNPENPFNKPFVFAEAYKKIEHRKPKTGTK